In a genomic window of Musa acuminata AAA Group cultivar baxijiao unplaced genomic scaffold, Cavendish_Baxijiao_AAA HiC_scaffold_42, whole genome shotgun sequence:
- the LOC103970699 gene encoding AT-hook motif nuclear-localized protein 22 yields MDRITASTHGHLPPLFHSPDFHSLHHYQHLQQQQHPMPPKIEEEHNGSTGIHGSRKRDHDDSNDDGNNNSNGGESKELVPTTSAGGGDGEIMRRPRGRPAGSKNKPKPPIIITRESANVLRSHVMEIAGGCDIVESIATFACRRHRGVCILSGSGTVVNVTLRQPASPSAVVTLHGRFEILSLSGSFLPPPAPPAATGLTIYLAGGQGQIVGGSVVGALIASSPVIIMAASFGNAAYERLPLDEEEPLQAQQGGLGSPGLVGQSPPPQQQLLDPNNPLLHGLPPNLLNNVQLPAEAYGWATGGGGRTPY; encoded by the coding sequence ATGGACCGAATTACAGCCTCCACACATGGCCATCTCCCTCCTCTTTTCCACAGCCCGGACTTCCACTCCCTCCACCACTACCAACACCTTCAGCAACAGCAGCACCCGATGCCGCCTAAGATCGAAGAAGAGCACAACGGCAGCACCGGTATTCATGGCAGCAGGAAGCGCGACCACGACGACAGTAACGATGATGGGAACAACAATTCCAACGGCGGCGAGTCCAAGGAGCTGGTGCCGACGACGTCCGCTGGAGGAGGGGACGGGGAGATCATGCGCCGGCCGCGCGGCCGCCCCGCCGGGTCCAAGAACAAGCCGAAGCCACCAATCATCATCACCAGGGAAAGCGCCAACGTGCTGAGGTCCCACGTGATGGAGATCGCTGGTGGGTGCGATATCGTCGAGAGTATCGCCACCTTCGCCTGCCGCAGGCACCGCGGCGTCTGTATCCTTAGCGGGAGTGGCACCGTCGTCAACGTCACCCTGCGCCAGCCGGCCTCCCCAAGTGCAGTCGTCACTCTCCACGGACGGTTCGAGATCCTCTCCCTCTCCGGATCCTTCCTTCCGCCGCCCGCCCCACCCGCGGCCACCGGCCTGACAATCTACTTGGCCGGCGGGCAGGGCCAGATCGTGGGTGGGAGCGTCGTAGGGGCACTAATAGCATCAAGCCCGGTGATTATAATGGCAGCATCCTTCGGAAACGCAGCCTACGAGAGGCTGCCACTGGACGAGGAGGAGCCTCTACAAGCTCAGCAAGGCGGTCTTGGGTCGCCCGGACTGGTAGGGCAGTCGCCCCCACCGCAGCAGCAGTTACTTGACCCCAACAATCCACTTCTCCATGGCCTGCCGCCGAACCTGCTAAACAATGTACAATTGCCAGCCGAGGCTTACGGCTGGGCCACCGGCGGAGGAGGACGCACGCCCTACTGA